A single Metarhizium brunneum chromosome 5, complete sequence DNA region contains:
- the CSU1 gene encoding E3 ubiquitin-protein ligase CSU1, with the protein MSHSKRNTSRAVFTSHERALAKANWSSSSARLNRDSFLPFGSCGLCLEVARDPVACRLGDIFCRECALANLLAQKKELKRAEKARREAQHEALRAKAADDDEDQKRAVLNFELTQAGLTGSNKGGIHSNEDNSWDQEAQSARAGAKRKFTLDEDELIRIAKVDKAKARKDIEDERVIVYSHIKKNLYMLYPPFSVDNR; encoded by the exons ATGTCACACA GTAAACGAAACACCTCTCGTGCCGTCTTTACCTCGCACGAGCGAGCTCTCGCCAAGGCCAATTGGTCCTCCAGTTCCGCTCGCCTGAATCGCGACTCGTTTCTCCCCTTCGGATCTTGTGGCCTTTGCTTAGAGGTTGCTCGTGACCCAGTTGCCTGCCGACTAGGCGACATTTTTTGCCGCGAGTGCGCCTTGGCCAATCTATTGGCCCAGAAGAAGGAGCTTAAGAGGGCCGAGAAAGCCCGTCGTGAGGCCCAGCATGAGGCGCTTCGTGCAAAGGccgccgacgatgatgaggatcAAAAAAGGGCCGTCCTTAATTTTGAGCTGACCCAGGCGGGACTGACTGGCTCGAACAAGGGGGGCATTCATTCGAATGAAGACAATTCGTGGGATCAAGAAGCACAATCCGCCCGTGCCGGTGCTAAACGCAAGTTCACcctggatgaagatgagtTGATTCGCATAGCCAAAGTAGACAAAGCAAAAGCAAGGAAAGATATTGAGGATGAACGGGTAATTGTTTATTCCCATATTAAAAAGAACCTATATATGCTATACCCCCCCTTCTCTGTGGACAATCGCTAA
- the TAZ1 gene encoding Lysophosphatidylcholine acyltransferase encodes MTQAIGLLSGPGQSSSFKDLSFSTDGKDSFPSPAAYSANRNSWVHVFPEACCHQSHESTLRYFKWGISRLILESDPAPEFIPMFIHGTQDIMPEDRGFPRFLPRIGNKIRVVIGKPANVDTVFRREREKWKQLVEKGDPEILTHGHEAVQLRIQVAKSVRDEVAKLRESIGLPPEQDETAALASTWSKEPNKRKFKSPVDGSLVNRV; translated from the coding sequence ATGACCCAGGCAATTGGCCTCCTATCAGGCCCCGGCCAATCAAGCTCCTTCAAGGACCTATCCTTCTCGACGGACGGGAAGGACTCTTTTCCTTCGCCGGCGGCATATTCTGCAAATCGTAATTCGTGGGTTCACGTATTCCCAGAAGCCTGTTGCCACCAGAGTCATGAGAGCACTTTACGCTATTTCAAATGGGGCATATCGCGGCTCATACTCGAAAGTGACCCGGCTCCAGAGTTCATCCCAATGTTCATTCATGGCACACAAGATATTATGCCAGAAGACAGGGGTTTTCCAAGGTTCCTGCCTCGCATTGGCAACAAGATACGTGTTGTCATCGGGAAACCAGCCAATGTTGACACTGTCTTTAGGCGCGAGCGAGAGAAATGGAAACAGCTCGTGGAGAAGGGTGATCCAGAGATTCTCACCCACGGCCATGAGGCTGTTCAGTTGAGAATCCAGGTCGCAAAGTCGGTACGAGACGAAGTTGCGAAACTGCGAGAAAGCATAGGCTTGCCGCCTGAGCAAGATGAAACAGCCGCTTTAGCTAGCACTTGGTCCAAGGAACCGAACAAACGAAAGTTCAAAAGCCCAGTCGATGGCAGCCTTGTAAATAGAGTCTAA
- the PNC2 gene encoding Peroxisomal adenine nucleotide carrier 2 gives MPSNAALDALGHAISGSIGTGVSTAAVFPLDLVTTRLKAQRQMKSSDHYDGVIDGLKVIASHEGGIAALYNGLGLDIGKSLVDSFLFFGFYTYLRQQIRHPRVIQELAMGALAGACSRAITTPISNVVTRMQMHPDTESLSQALADIKKESGISGLWSGYSATLILTMNPSITFFINRRLAKRIIPALEEEDVPVAWIAFLLAAFSKSTATILTYPFQTGRTRLQMPTDLGSEDSTKYEKGLETKSPAQNTKPLISRIRDALDKTVFGVILRIITKEGLRALYDGLRGELFKGFLSHGLTMVTKGLIHRLVIRLWILSHPQLRKRLQ, from the coding sequence ATGCCTTCTAACGCGGCACTCGACGCCCTGGGCCATGCTATATCTGGCTCAATAGGCACTGGGGTCTCGACCGCTGCCGTTTTCCCTCTTGACCTCGTCACAACGCGATTGAAAGCGCAACGCCAGATGAAGAGCTCAGACCACTATGACGGAGTAATTGACGGCCTAAAGGTCATTGCCTCACATGAAGGTGGCATCGCAGCCCTCTACAACGGGTTGGGGCTCGATATTGGTAAATCCTTGGTGGAcagctttctcttctttggctTCTATACCTATTTACGCCAACAGATTCGCCATCCACGTGTAATACAAGAGCTCGCCATGGGAGCGCTCGCTGGTGCGTGCTCCAGAGCAATTACGACTCCCATCTCAAACGTAGTCACCCGGATGCAGATGCATCCAGATACAGAGTCATTGAGCCAGGCACTGGCTGACATCAAGAAGGAGAGTGGTATCTCCGGCTTGTGGTCTGGTTATTCCGCCACTCTGATCCTCACCATGAACCCCAGCATTACATTCTTCATCAATCGCCGGCTTGCGAAGCGTATTATTCCTGCcttggaggaggaagatgtgCCGGTTGCGTGGATTGCCTTTCTTCTGGCGGCATTCAGCAAATCAACTGCTACCATTTTAACCTATCCATTTCAAACGGGACGAACTCGACTGCAGATGCCGACTGACTTGGGTTCTGAAGACTCAACGAAGTACGAAAAGGGGCTAGAGACAAAGTCGCCAGCTCAAAACACAAAACCCCTGATCTCTCGAATCCGCGACGCGCTCGATAAAACAGTATTTGGTGTCATACTCCGAATTATCACCAAAGAGGGTTTGCGTGCACTCTATGACGGACTCCGGGGAGAACTGTTCAAAGGCTTCCTAAGCCACGGCTTGACAATGGTGACAAAGGGACTCATTCATCGCCTTGTCATCCGGTTGTGGATTCTTTCACACCCGCAGCTGCGCAAACGGCTGCAATGA
- the PHO85 gene encoding Negative regulator of the PHO system has product MDGKRHPSSFQQLEKLGEGTYATVFKGRNRQTGELVALKEIHLDSEEGTPSTAIREISLMKELKHDNIVALHDVIHTENKLMLVFEYMDGDLKRYMDMHGERGALKPATIKSFMYQLLKGIDFCHQNRVLHRDLKPQNLLINSKGLLKLGDFGLARAFGIPVNTFSNEVVTLWYRAPDVLLGSRTYNTSIDIWSAGCIMAEMYTGRPLFPGTTNEDQIVRIFRIMGTPTERTWPGIAQFPDYKPTFQMYATQDLRNILQAIDPVGIDLLQRMLQLRPELRISAHDALQHPWFNDLVMHQQQQQQHQQQQALHAQARAYQQGVPAQNYDTY; this is encoded by the exons ATGGATGGTAAAAGACATCCCAGCTCATTCCagcagctggagaagctgggcgaAGGCACCTATGCAACT GTATTCAAAGGTAGGAATCGGCAGACCGGAGAACTCGTCGCTCTCAAGGAAATACATCTTGACTCCGAGGAGGGAACCCCGTCGACTGCAATTCGAGAGATCTCTCTCATGAAGGAGCTCAAACATGACAACATTGTCGCCTTACACGACGTCATCCACACAGAGAACAAGCTCATGCTTGTCTTCGAATATATGGACGGTGATCTCAAACGATACATGGACATGCATGGCGAGCGAGGGGCTCTGAAGCCCGCCACTATCAAGAGCTTTATGTATCAGCTCCTAAAGGGCATCGACTTTTGCCACCAGAACCGAGTCCTGCACCGCGACCTAAAGCCTCAAAACCTTCTCATAAACAGCAAAGGCTTATTAAAACTCGGAGATTTTGGTCTGGCACGAGCATTTGGCATCCCCGTCAATACCTTTTCCAACGAAGTCGTCACCCTGTGGTATCGCGCTCCCGACGTCTTGCTCGGCAGCAGGACGTATAACACCAGCATCGACATATGGTCCGCAGGGTGCATCATGGCTGAGATGTATACTGGCCGCCCCCTCTTCCCAGGCACTACCAACGAGGACCAGATTGTCAGGATATTTCGCATTATGGGCACGCCCACCGAGCGCACTTGGCCCGGCATCGCACAATTCCCAGACTATAAGCCTACCTTCCAAATGTATGCCACCCAGGACCTCCGCAACATCCTTCAAGCCATCGACCCTGTGGGGATCGATCTGTTGCAGCGAATGTTGCAACTGCGTCCTGAATTGCGAATTAGTGCCCACGACGCTCTTCAACACCCTTGGTTCAATGATTTGGTCATgcatcagcaacagcaacagcaacaccagcagcagcaggcacTGCACGCCCAGGCAAGGGCCTACCAACAAGGTGTACCAGCGCAGAATTACGATACTTACTAG
- the DML1 gene encoding Protein DML1 codes for MSEDGHSLSASLSELPSSHSPVMGTSPILPRGLTPQLVMPSLTVPQRRPFSEIGKSLGKLKVLVTGRRGIGKTSLILAIAQSSAHIVHMDTVVTTSNNMATDVYASTRPKPWWRTDLDHDLSRRRRSSTSDQVLDRNICFVDCPVYGNDVQGSSPAVDYVESRLAELAHKSINDPDLRALLSGGAESNVDVVLYLLPHSGPTSDDIRCMRDLQNATNVIPLLARADELSLEERLSAKNRTLRGIDSAGLDCFFFTAPGGAQDHPHIYAISSATQADAEIIDASILMSSDYLPPLVSTDLGNLVKNLLTQHSSELTFGVMREIITLQLGNLANYTATHFWNAQESYFTYAGQEESLVDHNVHWRAGLGADGTETFLPRTVLYDLKGGFGSLRKINPLYDAASHTNVAADSLWTGPSTVHQQKLVTPSAYQESLDSGTKHPPLTTSTVRYWSDFSKSYLHPKSLVQLYDFELDSAIRPFERFDMGTELFTSLDKEQDILDRDWRPFVEECDLMQGMQVFTTIDDAWGGFASSYLEALRDEYPKSCIWVWGIQSPLAGISREKRQLRLSNTAQSLQQAYTQASTVVPLALPESQLRPHIELDCNSPWHVSSLLATVSESALLPSRLKGCNGASLADCAESLNTSGNRTIASAGMFIPTDTRDGMDTGDNLSFFQIGQDSSKVKNRPEHIFGQIICHRGPNTEQAEPEETADTRRRQILGNCLTRNYFTKLQFPLLDSYPHIYRDVINRQSIPVHTVLKTTTSISARMKDLRSQGTRLIRLDEREALGNSLAEIADAYQDDWSSGSDEDDDEL; via the exons ATGTCGGAAGATGGTCACAGTCTGTCCGCCAGTCTCTCTGAACTTCCCTCAAGTCACTCACCAGTCATGGGTACTTCACCAATTTTGCCGAGGGGCCTCACACCACAGCTTGTGATGCCTAGCTTGACTGTTCCTCAACGTCGCCCCTTCTCGGAAATTGGGAAATCGCTGGGGAAACTGAAGGTCCTTGTGACGGGACGTCGCG GCATCGGAAAGACATCTCTCATCCTCGCTATAGCCCAATCGTCGGCACACATCGTTCACATGGATACGGTCGTTACAACTTCGAATAACATGGCCACTGATGTATATGCGAGCACCCGCCCAAAGCCCTGGTGGAGAACAGATCTAGATCATGACCTCTCCAGGAGAAGGCGGTCGTCAACTTCAGACCAAGTTTTGGATAGAAATATATGTTTTGTGGACTGCCCAGTTTACGGAAATGATGTTCAG GGATCATCGCCTGCCGTCGATTACGTCGAGTCTCGGCTCGCTGAGTTGGCCCACAAGTCTATAAACGACCCAGATCTCCGCGCCCTATTAAGTGGAGGGGCAGAGTCGAATGTTGATGTGGTTCTCTATCTTCTCCCACATTCGG GTCCCACCAGCGACGACATACGATGTATGAGAGATTTACAAAATGCCACAAATGTTATTCCACTGCTAGCGCGTGCGGATGAACTCTCTCTCGAAGAGCGTCTTTCAGCAAAGAACCGCACTTTGCGTGGCATCGATTCCGCAGGTCTGGattgtttcttcttcactgCCCCGGGAGGAGCGCAGGATCACCCTCATATTTATGCAATCTCTAGTGCGACTCAAGCAGACGCTGAAATCATCGACGCCAGTATTCTCATGAGTTCGGACTATCTTCCACCTTTGGTTTCAACTGACCTTGGTAACCTGGTCAAGAACTTGTT AACCCAGCATTCATCCGAACTTACATTTGGCGTAATGCGTGAGATCATCACTCTACAGTTGGGCAATCTCGCTAACTATACAGCCACCCACTTCTGGAACGCACAAGAGTCATATTTCACATATGCCGGACAGGAAGAGTCATTGGTGGACCACAACGTTCACTGGAGGGCTGGCTTAGGAGCTGATGGCACCGAAACCTTCCTTCCGCGAACTGTACTATACGACCTGAAAGGTGGTTTTGGATCCCTGAGGAAAATCAACCCGTTGTACGACGCAGCATCACACACGAACGTGGCTGCTGATTCACTATG GACGGGTCCGTCGACTGTACACCAGCAAAAGCTGGTCACGCCGAGTGCATATCAAGAAAGTCTGGATTCTGGAACGAAACATCCTCCACTTACGACGTCAACTGTAAGGTACTGGTCAGACTTCTCCAAATCGTACTTACACCCAAAGTCGCTCGTGCAGCTCTATGACTTCGAGCTAGATTCTGCAATACGTCCGTTCGAAAGATTCGACATGGGGACAGAATTATTCACGTCACTGGACAAAGAACAAGATATCCTCGATAGAGACTGGCGGCCATTTGTTGAGGAATGCGACCTAATGCAAGGTATGCAAGTCTTCACTACCATAGACGATGCATGGGGGGGATTTGCATCATCATATCTAGAGGCACTGCGGGATGAGTACCCCAAATCTTGTATCTGGGTCTGGGGAATTCAAAGCCCGTTGGCGGGCATCTCTAGAGAGAAGCGTCAGCTACGCCTATCAAACACGGCCCAAAGCCTCCAACAGGCGTATACACAAGCTTCAACGGTTGTGCCTCTGGCCCTGCCCGAAAGCCAACTACGGCCACACATAGAGTTGGATTGCAATTCTCCGTGGCATGTTTCGTCACTGCTTGCCACCGTTTCCGAGAGTGCCTTGCTTCCGTCCCGCTTGAAGGGGTGCAATGGCGCCTCCCTGGCTGACTGCGCCGAGAGTCTCAACACAAGCGGCAACCGGACTATTGCCAGCGCAGGAATGTTCATCCCGACAGACACCAGAGACGGTATGGATACAGGAGACAACTTGAGCTTTTTCCAAATTGGACAGGATAGCAGCAAAGTGAAGAATCGACCCGAACACATCTTTGGACAAATCATTTGCCATCGTGGGCCAAACACAGAGCAAGCGGAGCCAGAGGAGACGGCGGACACGAGACGACGTCAAATCCTTGGCAATTGTTTGACAAGAAA CTACTTCACGAAGTTACAATTTCCTTTGCTAGACAGTTACCCACATATATACAGAGATGTAATCAACAGGCAGAGTATCCCCGTTCACACTGTTCTCAAGACGACTACGTCAATTTCGGCTCGAATGAAAGACCTGAGGTCCCAGGGAACTCGACTGATCCGATTAGACGAGCGTGAGGCACTTGGTAATAGCCTTGCTGAAATCGCCGATGCCTACCAAGATGACTGGTCAAGTGGCAGTGAtgaggacgatgacgagTTGTGA
- the FKH2 gene encoding Fork-head transcriptional regulator 2 — protein sequence MPPSAKRAQRGRRDLRRDKDVANPVDVEDSSPSRPAKRRKHTRSSDPADSSLLSGNASNSQAHDAEDSAGTDDDHIVSQVTQQLKTQPVQASKDHANAIHEANRNGVKAYAKVAAQDWTFYITKLAVNIGRAPEISHADEEEEDEAHVHIDLGPSKMVSREHASICFDSKDEKWILQIKGRNGAKIDGQPLKPRASHALTSGEVIEIGTVEMMFVLPSEISPLHVHPLFLQRCGLGPDVAKAPTSRRQPLIAPAPADYKRPGTPPSTQRRGASMAKSPGVSTPAVLIGAHGVDLSHDHNQHIKPQYSYAQMITQAILNAPDGKLNLNGIYTFIMNSYSYYRHQQAAGWQNSIRHNLSLNKSFDKVARSTDEPGKGMKWQIVPEAREEMTRNAFKIGRGGHRGSSAPSSPNQLNYITQGPKDMASRDPGSVRKRRASPIASPPPRSSLRASRSTPQQSSERGIGRNANLTEDGSPLPRHRKSTNIAPDSSISTFNPQSPTLTSSYLQDEGASFVTPAPPRIHPKLAPPSTAQRPSQHMPTSSPAPFWKYADIGSTPLRPSAPYEFSPSKLAGGLLPQSSSPPRASKSPPSSPSKPQRLPALEGTMRESEGSEDVEEDQGFDLTKYVIFPSAPPLPTLRYCWASFGMNHIDTESCVLVLTR from the exons ATGCCGCCGTCGGCGAAGAGAGCCCAGCGCGGCCGCCGCGACTTGCGCAGAGACAAGGACGTAGCCAACCctgttgatgtcgaggatTCCTCTCCCAGCCGCCCAGCCAAGCGTCGCAAGCATACTCGATCCTCAGACCCGGCAGACTCGAGCCTCCTGTCCGGAAACGCATCAAATTCTCAGGCTCATGATGCTGAAGACTCTGCAGGCACGGATGATGACCACATTGTCTCACAAGTCACCCAGCAACTCAAAACCCAGCCTGTCCAAGCAAGCAAAGATCATGCTAATGCGATCCACGAGGCCAATCGCAATGGTGTCAAAGCCTATGCCAAAGTGGCGGCTCAAGATTGGACTTTCTACATAACGAAGCTCGCAGTCAACATCGGTCGTGCACCCGAAATATCCCATgccgatgaggaggaggaagacgaagccCATGTTCATATCGACCTGGGCCCGAGCAAGATGGTGTCACGCGAACATGCCTCCATCTGCTTCGACTCTAAAGATGAAAAGTGGATTCTTCAAATAAAGGGTCGTAATGGCGCAAAAATCGACGGGCAACCCCTCAAACCTCGGGCTTCTCATGCCCTCACGTCTGGCGAGGTCATTGAAATCGGCACTGTTGAGATGATGTTTGTGCTCCCATCGGAAATATCGCCTCTACATGTCCACCCCTTGTTTTTGCAACGATGTGGGCTAGGCCCGGACGTGGCAAAAGCCCCTACATCTCGGCGACAGCCGCTTATTGCTCCAGCTCCCGCCGATTATAAACGGCCAGGGACGCCCCCATCTACTCAGAGAAGAGGAGCCTCGATGGCCAAATCCCCAGGAGTCAGTACTCCGGCAGTATTGATTGGCGCGCATGGCGTAGACCTGAGCCATGATCACAACCAGCATATTAAACCACAATATAGTTACGCCCAGATGATCACACAAGCGATATTGAATGCCCCTGACGGGAAGCTCAACTTGAACGGCATCTACACCTTCATTATGAATAGCTACTCGTATTATCGACATCAACAGGCCGCTGGCTGGCAG AATTCTATTCGGCACAATCTCTCCCTGAACAAATCATTTGATAAGGTCGCCAGATCTACTGATGAACCTGGGAAGGGCATGAAATGGCAAATAGTCCCAGAAGCAAGAGAAGAAATGACCAGAAATGCCTTCAAGATCGGCCGTGGCGGTCACCGGGGTTCTTCTGCACCATCGTCGCCGAATCAACTCAATTATATCACCCAAGGACCAAAAGATATGGCATCTAGAGACCCAGGGTCTGTTCGAAAACGACGAGCGTCACCTATagcttcgccgccgccgcgatCATCTCTGCGCGCGTCACGATCAACCCCCCAACAAAGTTCGGAACGGGGTATCGGACGGAATGCCAACTTAACAGAAGATGGCAGTCCACTGCCACGGCATCGCAAGTCAACAAATATCGCACCTGATTCGTCCATCTCGACCTTCAATCCTCAATCTCCCACTTTGACCTCGTCGTATCTACAAGATGAAGGCGCTTCTTTTGTAACACCTGCACCGCCGCGTATTCATCCGAAGCTTGCGCCCCCAAGCACCGCCCAACGACCCAGCCAGCACATGCCCACGAGCTCGCCAGCACCCTTCTGGAAGTATGCCGATATCGGCAGCACGCCGCTACGACCATCTGCTCCATACGAATTCAGTCCTTCAAAACTTGCCGGGGGATTATTGCCTCAGAGCAGCAGCCCACCTCGTGCTAGCAAGTCGCCACCAAGCAGCCCCTCTAAACCCCAAAGGCTTCCAGCCCTGGAAGGTACCATGCGGGAAAGTGAGGGATCTGAAGACGTGGAAGAGGACCAGGGATTTGATTTAACAAAGTATGTTATATTCCCTTCCGCTCCTCCTCTACCTACCCTTCGGTACTGCTGGGCCTCATTCGGAATGAACCATATCGACACAGAATCTTGTGTCCTTGTGCTAACGAGATAA
- the pla1 gene encoding Poly(A) polymerase pla1, with product MSSDQVFGVTPPISVGLPTEAEKRASDALIEELRRQKTFESPSDTQKRYKVLESLQAICDEFVKRVAREKEPKNDVLIKNARGKVFTYGSFRLGVFGPGSDIDTLIVAPKYVTREDYFKYFPDLLEAMAPKGAITDLAAVTDAFVPIIKFEYSGISIDLIFSRIIQKQLAPDFQDLQDSGLLRGLDEAELRSLNGTRVTDEILTLVPEQSTFKLALRAIKLWAQRRAVYGNIMGFPGGVAWAMLVARVCQLYPKAATSVIVNKFFLVISQWRWPQPVLLKPIESGPLPVRVWNPKIYKGDSFHLMPVITPAYPSMCATFNISRSSMAIINRELRRGLEISESIMVGKRPWSDLFVKHTFFTSDYKYYISVISASKSKEAHNVWSGYVESKVRMLVQKLEQHPSIALAHAFNKGYERRHQCKDDSEIAQVQDGSLDFLIKGDEDCQATAKLESEEPRHDATENGDTESKRPTKVFTTTHYIGLELDEAAKSLDLSYQVDEFKVLCTQWQKYQEELKPLVSIGVQHVRNDVFDIGEKKPQKKGAKGASKKRGPSEDNPPPAKRQQASIAAAG from the exons ATGTCGAGCGATCAGGTTTTCGGCGTGACACCGCCCATTTCCGTAGGGCTGCCTACCGAGGCTGAAAAGCGTGCAAGCGATGCCCTCATCGAGGAATTACGGCGGCAAAAGACGTTCGAAAGTCCTTCCGATACCCAAAAAAG GTACAAAGTTCTCGAATCACTGCAAGCTATCTGCGATGAATTTGTCAAGCGCGTCGCTCGAGAGAAAGAGCCCAAGAACGATGTCCTTATAAAGAACGCCCGTGGCAAAGTATTTACATATGGCAGCTTCCGTCTCGGCGTGTTCGGGCCCGGTTCCGATATAGATACACTCATCGTCGCTCCTAAATACGTCACGCGGGAGGACTATTTCAAGTACTTCCCCGATTTGTTGGAGGCTATGGCCCCCAAGGGCGCCATTACGGATTTGGCCGCAGTAACTGATGCATTTGTGCCTATTATCAAATTTGAATACTCCGGCATAAGTATTGATTTGATCTTCTCGCGGATCATTCAGAAACAGCTCGCCCCTGACTTTCAAGACCTTCAAGACTCTGGTTTGCTTCGAGGTCTTGACGAGGCAGAGCTCCGGTCGCTTAATGGGACACGAGTGACCGATGAAATTTTGACACTCGTACCCGAGCAGAGCACATTCAAGCTTGCCTTACGGGCCATCAAGCTGTGGGCCCAACGTCGCGCAGTGTACGGCAACATCATGGGGTTTCCCGGCGGTGTTGCTTGGGCCATGTTAGTTGCACGGGTTTGCCAATTGTATCCAAAGGCTGCAACGTCTGTGATAGTCAACAAGTTCTTTTTGGTCATCAGTCAATGGCGTTGGCCTCAACCTGTTTTGCTCAAGCCTATCGAGAGCGGCCCTCTGCCAGTTCGTGTATGGAACCCAAAG ATTTATAAAGGCGATTCATTCCACCTGATGCCCGTCATTACTCCTGCATATCCCTCCATGTGTGCCACGTTTAATATTAGCCGCTCTTCTATGGCAATTATTAATCGAGAACTTCGAAGAGGCTTAGAGATTTCAGAGAGCATTATGGTCGGCAAGCGACCTTGGAGCGACCTTTTCGTGAAACACACTTTCTTTACTTCAGATTACAAGTATTATATTTCCGTCATATCTGCCAGCAAATCTAAGGAAGCACATAACGTTTGGTCAGGATACGTTGAGTCCAAAGTACGCATGTTAGTACAGAAATTGGAACAACATCCTTCCATCGCCTTGGCCCATGCTTTCAACAAGGGATACGAGCGTCGACATCAATGTAAGGACGACTCTGAAATAGCACAGGTACAGGACGGCAGTCTCGATTTTTTGATCAAGGGTGATGAGGATTGCCAAGCTACAGCAAAACTCGAATCCGAAGAGCCAAGACATGATGCAACTGAAAATGGCGACACAGAATCTAAACGACCAACGAAGGTCTTTACCACAACCCATTACATCGGATTAGAACTAGACGAAG CCGCCAAGTCTCTTGATCTCTCCTACCAAGTTGACGAGTTTAAAGTCCTGTGTACGCAATGGCAGAAGTATCAAGAAGAATTGAAACCACTTGTTTCTATTGGCGTACAACACGTCCGAAA CGATGTATTCGATATTGGAGAAAAGAAACCGCAGAAGAAGGGCGCCAAGGGAGCATCGAAGAAGCGTGGCCCCTCAGAG GACAACCCACCTCCAGCAAAACGACAGCAGGCCTCTATTGCAGCTGCAGGCTGA